A single Arachnia propionica DNA region contains:
- a CDS encoding MFS transporter yields the protein MATSTAAPDELADAPKRQPKKSAIAALVGSALEYYDFFIYASASALVFNRLFFDPSNPAVATLLSLATFGVAYVARPVGAFVLGRWGDLKGRRVVMVFTLFLMGIATFAIGCLPTYDQIGVTAPVLLVTCRLAQGFSAGGEQSSANSMSLEHAPDNRRSFTTGWTMFGTQLGQVIAAGVFIPMAAIGEEFFMSVGWRIPFWLSALVVLVGWLIRRTLEEPPQFQAQAAEAGPRVKRDPMRILITRYWGPLVAVTILALHNFETTIFSVWALSYGKAQGIAEAHMLSQTVLVQLSALAAIPLWTLLADKLGRKKIYIGGYIVVAVLLWFYMTQLHDANVIGVYLLGFVMQGIFYSAVNGVWPAFYGEQFPTKVRLSGTSLGTQIGFTITGFAPTIAAALVIGDATDFTPVYLLTIAVMAAVLLTAAFGTRETAFKSLDQLDEEADEAEVTKYGHSL from the coding sequence ATGGCAACTTCCACCGCAGCCCCCGACGAACTCGCTGACGCGCCGAAGCGTCAACCAAAGAAATCCGCGATCGCCGCACTGGTCGGCAGCGCCCTCGAGTATTACGACTTCTTCATCTACGCCAGCGCCTCGGCCCTGGTGTTCAACCGGCTCTTCTTCGACCCGAGCAACCCGGCCGTGGCCACGCTGCTGTCCCTGGCCACCTTCGGGGTCGCCTACGTGGCCCGCCCCGTCGGGGCCTTCGTGCTGGGTCGCTGGGGCGATCTGAAGGGTCGCCGCGTCGTCATGGTCTTCACGTTGTTCCTCATGGGGATCGCGACATTCGCCATCGGTTGTCTTCCCACCTACGACCAGATCGGCGTCACGGCCCCCGTCCTGCTGGTCACGTGCCGCCTGGCGCAAGGTTTCTCGGCCGGCGGCGAACAGTCGAGCGCCAATTCGATGTCGCTGGAGCACGCCCCCGACAACCGCCGTTCGTTCACCACCGGCTGGACGATGTTCGGGACCCAACTCGGCCAGGTCATAGCCGCGGGCGTGTTCATCCCGATGGCCGCCATCGGCGAGGAGTTCTTCATGTCCGTCGGCTGGCGGATCCCGTTCTGGCTGTCCGCCCTCGTCGTGCTCGTCGGCTGGCTGATCCGACGCACCCTGGAGGAGCCGCCGCAGTTCCAGGCCCAGGCAGCCGAGGCCGGGCCAAGGGTCAAGCGCGATCCCATGCGCATCCTGATCACGCGCTACTGGGGCCCGCTCGTCGCGGTGACGATCCTGGCTCTCCACAACTTCGAGACCACCATCTTCTCCGTGTGGGCGCTGAGCTACGGCAAGGCGCAGGGCATCGCCGAGGCCCACATGCTGTCCCAAACGGTGCTCGTGCAGCTGTCCGCCCTGGCGGCCATTCCGTTGTGGACCCTTCTCGCGGACAAGCTCGGACGCAAGAAGATCTACATCGGTGGCTACATCGTGGTCGCCGTACTGCTCTGGTTCTACATGACCCAGCTCCACGACGCCAACGTCATCGGCGTCTACCTGCTCGGTTTCGTGATGCAGGGCATTTTCTACTCGGCCGTCAACGGCGTGTGGCCCGCCTTCTACGGCGAGCAGTTCCCGACGAAGGTTCGGCTGTCCGGCACCTCGCTCGGCACCCAGATCGGCTTCACGATCACCGGCTTCGCCCCCACCATCGCGGCCGCCCTCGTCATCGGGGACGCCACCGACTTCACACCCGTCTACCTGCTCACCATCGCAGTCATGGCCGCCGTCCTGCTCACCGCGGCGTTCGGCACCAGGGAGACCGCCTTCAAGTCGCTCGACCAACTCGACGAGGAGGCCGACGAGGCCGAGGTCACCAAGTACGGACATTCCCTCTGA